AAGCGTGCTGGGGCCCCCCGGGTGCTGGGAGGATTCGGAGGGAGGCTGCCCCTGGCACAGCCTGGGTGCCCACCCACTGCGGCCGAGACCCAGACGAGCCGGCTGGGGGGCGAGGCGAGGGCAGGGGCATCAAGCCGTGGCCCCGGGCTGGGGTCCTGCCCAGCCTTCTGGAAGGGGCTGAGCCAGGCAGGTCCTGAGAGCTAACCTGCCCACCAACTTCCTTGCCGCCCCCACCTTCAAAGTTGATCCTGCCGTCCCCGTCTGCGTCAGCCGCCAGCATAATGGCCTCTGCTTCCTCGTCTGTCAGGGGGGCAGTGGGCCCACTGCTGGGGACGGTGGACAGGATGTACCTGGGCCAGGGGGGCTGGGGTCAGAGCTGGCGGGGGCCGGGGCACAGGGGCTTCATGGGCAGGGTGGCCCAGAGGCCGGAAGGCCCGGCCGGAGGGGGCAGCTGGGCCTGGAGCCGGGGTCCCGGGGCCCTGGGCATGGTGCCAGCCTGGCCTGAACGGGGCAGGGGGAGCGGGGGCTGCTGGGGCGGGCAGTCTGGGTGGGTCCGGGCCCTGCACCCCCAACCCGGCCACGGGCTGTCACTTGATCTCATTCCACTCGATGAAGCCGCTCCTGTCCTTGTCCAGCGTCTGGAAGGCCTTGCGGATCACGGCGTCCAGCTGCCCCAAGGCCTGGAACTTCCGCATGTGCTCGAAGAAGTTGAGGTGGTTGAAGGCACCTGGGGGCCACCCAGCAGTCCTGAGGGGCTGGCCCAGGTGCCCCCGCAGGTCACGGCCGCCTGTGCCCATCCGCCCCTGGGAAAGGGGGCACACCCCCCATGCACCCCCCGAGCCACAGCTTCCTCGGGACCGGGGGGCTGTGCCCGGGGTGGGGCTGTGCGGGGGGATGTACCGTGGTGCCTCATGTCTGGGGGCAGCAGCTCAATGTCCTTGTCCAAGAGGGACGTGCCCATGGCCAAGGCTGCCTTCATGTGGGCGAAGTCCATGTCCATCGCCCTGCAGAACGGCGGGGGCTGCTCAGGGCACCGGGTCCAGCCGGGAAGACGCCCTCCCCGGGGGTCCCGGACAGGCCCTGCAAGCTGCGTCCGCGGCTGGGGGGCGGCAGGGGTCAGCTGTCCCTGCTGTAGGGCAGGGCCCAGGGGAAGAGAAGGCCCAGGCTCGCTGCCACGGGTCCGTGCCGCCCCCCTCCGCGTCTGGGCACTCCTGCCTCTTGCTGGCCAGGCCTCCCTGAAATATGTTCCCCGTTTctcagaagaaactgaggctgtgaGGGGCGATGTGGACAAGGCCACAGCCTGAGCCCAGAGGAGGTGGGGTCTGGGCAGCCGTCAGGCAGCACCAGCCGGTGAAATTCTGTCCTTCAAGGCCTATCTTAGAAGCCaccgcctcctccaggaagccttcctagTTACCCGGAAGCACCACCTCCTCGTCCCCGTGTTAGGAGCCAGGCCTGGGGTCTTGACCTAACTCTCCTGGACCCCCAAGCGGATGCTCCTCCTGGGCTGTCCACCCTACCCCACGTTTGCAGGTGCCCACGGCCCAAGGTGGGATGCCAGTGCCCCCTTGCCCCACACCTGGTGGAGGCCAGGCCTGCGGGGAATCCAACAGCCCCCGCGTGGTGGGTGTCACTGCCCCAGGACATGCCCAGGGGCCCGAGGCGGGCCTGGTTCCTGTTGTGCAGGGGTCAGGGTCCAGGCTGGGGGCCATCCTGTGCCCCATGTGGTACCTCGTGGGCTGCAGCTCTCGGGTTGCTGTCCCCAGGGTGGGTTGGGTTCCGGGGCCTGGGCCCGGCAGCTGTTTCAGATCTCGTGGGCGGCAGGGCCAGCGGGTGCAGGAGGCACTGAGACTCCTTGGGCATCTGAGAGCTCACGGGGTAGCAGTACCTTCTAGAAcatgctccctctgcctggaggaCGGGCCAGTGCCCCCAGGCCCTAGGCGGGCTAGACAGCGGCTGGAGGCCCTGGGGTCGAAGGTTGGGGGCAGGGAGCCCTGGACAGGGTTCCTGGCAGCCCTTCAGcagctctgggcctcagcttcctcagctGTCACGTGGGGAGACCCCTGCCCCCTGCTCGCTGACTGGGGAGGGGACAGTGGTGGCCTGTGGCTGAGCCCCTCGAGGGTAGGACCAGGGTGGGCTCAGCTGGGATCCGATTCGCTCTCCTGGAGGGCACTCAGGCTCGCCCCCCATTCACCCCCGTCTGGGGGTCTGCTCTGGAGGGAGGAGATGCCTGCCCTGGGGCGGGGCGGGCTGCGTTCCGTGGGGGTTGAGGTCCTGTCTGAGCAGTGCCCCCCCAACCCAGGGTCTGGTCTAATCACAGGACCCAGGCCCCATCGTGTCTGGGGTGCCCCCCATCCCCTTCATAGGAGAGGCTGAGACCAGAGGCTGGAGAAGGGGGGGTGCAGGGCCTGGTGCTGGGCTCCCCGAGCTCTTTATTTATAGCTCCCCCAGCCCGGGCAGCGGATGGGGTTTCATCGGGGTCCCTGGAGTGGCGCTTGTGATTCCAGCTGGCTGCAGGCGATGCACAAAGTGCCCCCCACCTGCCTGCCCCCCCGCCTCCCGCCGCCTCCAGCCTGTCTCCCCACCGCCTGCCCCCTCTCCCGGAGGGCTCGGTCCCTGGGAGAGGCTCTTTCTCCCCTGACAAAGGCCTTCCTCCCCTTGGCCCCCCACAGCCTCACCACCCTCTGCAACCAAAGCTGGCTGAGCATCAAGGCCCTGGCTAAGACACCCCCCACAGAAACCCCCATGACCCCGAACTGCGGAGTCCTGGACGCCCTACCAGGCTGGCAGGGACCCCCTCTCCCCGACCACCCAGGTGGCCCTGGGGGCTGCGGCCTGTGTCGAGATTCTGCCAGTGAATTGCCCACCTCAGCTGCGGTGAGGAAAAGGCCCCGAGTCAGGGGGCCCAAAGGAGATGGGGAGGGACAGTGGGGGCAGGGGGCCCTGTTGGGATGGGGGCACGGCTCAGCGTGGGAGCTTTGACCAGCTGTCCTGCCAGCAGCCCTCCACCCCGGGGGTCCCCAGGCCCAGCCACTGGGTCTCTTGGGGGCTCGCACAGGCGTGTGTGCACATGCCCTCGCACACCCAGGCTCCCGCAGCTGCCTTTGGACTAGGGGTCCCTCAGGGCTGATGGGGAACTGCTGGCAGGGAGGGctgctccctccccctcccccaccctttcCTGCCTCTCCCAGGCTCCCCTGAGTCCCCGCCTCTTTTCCATCCGGGCCTCCTGCAGGCCTCCCTGGGCCGTGTTCACCCCTCCCTGGGGCAGGGCTCACCTCTGCCTGGCTTCCCACAGGGGCTCTCGGGGTGCTGAGAGGCTGCGGTGGCTCCGGCTTTTATACCTGCAGCCACTGGGCCTATTTACAGCTCGGGGCTGCAGCTGTCCCACCGCCCCCCTCCCCCCGGCACTCTGGCCTGGCACTGGCTGACTCCAGGGGCTCTCTGGCACTTGGCAGTTGACACCAGGCTGGGCAGTCTGTCCATCACAGTGCCCACGGGGAGGGGGAGTGGGCAGGGCCCGGGAGGCTGAGAGGCTCATCCCAACCCTACGGGGCCGGAGCCCTGGTGGGCAGTGCTGACGGGGGGCCCGGGCAGGGGGCCCGGAGAGGATGAGGCCGCCCCCCCATGCCCCCAGGCCGCTGGGCCTGCACGACGAGAGGTGCAGGACTGGGAGAGGCTGGGCGAGCTGGGTGGTTCCATGTGCCGTGGCCGGgttgtgggggcagggggcagcgaGGCCCCAGGATGAGGTGTTCCCAAGACACAGCCTCTCCCCACAGCATGGTGCGTCTCTGGGGGACGGCGAGGGTCATGGGCGATGTCACCTGCCCAGCGTGGGCCCAGGTGTGGCAGGCAGGGGGCACGGGAGGGGCTGTTGGAGCCGCTGCCGCCCGTTGGTGGATGTGGTCCGCTCTGCGGTGTGAGGGTTCTGCCCCCCAGAAAGATGCTCCCGAGGCgtgcccccagccccctgcaTCTGGAAACGCGAGGTTGTTGCAGGTGGGGTCAGGCGGGTTAGACGAGGCCGTGCCGGAGTCCGACAGGCCCTGAGCCGATGACCAGTGTCCATGTGTGCACACGCCCTTGCACACACGGACGAGGGGGAGGCGGGCAGGGCGGCCCAGTCTGCGGCTGCGTGAGGACGGAGCAGGGAGCACAGTTCTGTGCCCGCAAACCCAGGGACGCCGGGGATGGCCGGCCACCCCCACAGGCCTTGGGGGGAGCGCGGGCCTGTCCCTGTCTGGgtgtctggctccagagctgggagagaaCTGGGCTCTGTCGTTTTAAGTCCCCTTGGCTGGGGGCTCAGTGGCGGCCGCCCTGGAGGCTCAGGCTCCCCGGTGGCCATCCTGTTGTGGCCCCTGCCCCTGGCTGGGCCCTGCCCACTGCCAGGCCTGAGGTCTTCCCACAGCAgggtcccctcctcctcctcccggaCAAGCCTGGGGAGGTGAGGAAACCTCCAGAGCAGACCACGCGGCCCTGTCCTGGAGGGCATCGGGGAGCTGCCTGGCTCA
This sequence is a window from Choloepus didactylus isolate mChoDid1 unplaced genomic scaffold, mChoDid1.pri zz_scaffold_223_ctg1, whole genome shotgun sequence. Protein-coding genes within it:
- the PVALEF gene encoding parvalbumin-like EF-hand-containing protein isoform X1 — its product is MSWGSDTHHAGAVGFPAGLASTRAMDMDFAHMKAALAMGTSLLDKDIELLPPDMRHHGAFNHLNFFEHMRKFQALGQLDAVIRKAFQTLDKDRSGFIEWNEIKYILSTVPSSGPTAPLTDEEAEAIMLAADADGDGRINFEEFSDFIKKEKIPKK
- the PVALEF gene encoding parvalbumin-like EF-hand-containing protein isoform X2 codes for the protein MDMDFAHMKAALAMGTSLLDKDIELLPPDMRHHGAFNHLNFFEHMRKFQALGQLDAVIRKAFQTLDKDRSGFIEWNEIKYILSTVPSSGPTAPLTDEEAEAIMLAADADGDGRINFEEFSDFIKKEKIPKK